One region of Syntrophobacter fumaroxidans MPOB genomic DNA includes:
- a CDS encoding zinc-dependent alcohol dehydrogenase, protein MKALVYRRSVVRYLLGRLLSRFRPRRFFPRVTPLRLEQVPFAPPSTDWVTLRPRYCGICGSDLRLLQGVESYLLEPYASLPAVLGHEVVAEVVDAPAGSAWKPGDRVVVEPVLHCEVRGVPPCRSCAAGHYNLCENFTTGGLPPGTVLGYTRGVGGGMAELMAAHPRQLIRVPEEMPDETAVLTDSLASALQPALDHFPADGGTVVVYGAGILGQHLIRILRALGSAARLVAVARHPFQGDLALRGGADSVLLSPGRARLGEAVGARMMPTTLGGGNLEGGADLIFDCVGSSHSLQEGLLVLRGRGTYVMVGTAGRLGPVDFSSLWFRELRMTGSACYAYASFRGQTVRTYRMAVDLLADPRFPIEGLLTHVFGLDAYPDAFQTAFDKARNRSVKVAFDVSRMEGRSPVPTPKGK, encoded by the coding sequence ATGAAAGCGCTGGTGTATCGACGTTCCGTCGTCCGTTATCTGCTGGGGCGGCTGCTGAGCCGTTTTCGGCCGCGCCGGTTCTTCCCGCGAGTGACCCCGCTGCGCCTGGAGCAGGTGCCGTTCGCTCCTCCTTCGACGGATTGGGTCACACTTCGCCCGAGGTATTGCGGCATTTGCGGGTCGGATCTCAGGCTCCTGCAGGGGGTGGAGTCATATCTGCTCGAACCCTACGCGTCCCTTCCCGCCGTTCTCGGCCACGAGGTGGTTGCCGAAGTGGTCGATGCGCCCGCCGGATCGGCCTGGAAGCCGGGGGATCGAGTAGTGGTGGAACCGGTTCTCCACTGCGAGGTGCGGGGCGTGCCCCCGTGCCGCTCCTGCGCGGCGGGCCATTACAACCTTTGCGAGAACTTCACGACCGGGGGTCTCCCTCCCGGGACCGTGCTGGGCTACACCCGGGGCGTCGGCGGCGGGATGGCCGAGCTGATGGCCGCTCATCCGCGCCAGCTGATCCGGGTGCCGGAGGAGATGCCCGACGAAACCGCGGTCCTGACGGATTCCCTGGCTTCGGCCCTGCAACCGGCGCTCGATCACTTTCCGGCCGACGGCGGCACGGTGGTTGTCTACGGGGCGGGCATTCTCGGGCAGCATCTCATCCGGATCCTCCGGGCGCTCGGCTCGGCGGCCAGGCTCGTGGCCGTCGCCCGGCATCCGTTCCAGGGCGATCTGGCGCTCCGGGGAGGCGCGGATTCCGTGCTTTTGTCCCCGGGGCGAGCCCGGTTGGGAGAAGCGGTCGGGGCCCGGATGATGCCCACGACCCTGGGAGGCGGAAACCTGGAGGGCGGCGCCGATCTTATTTTCGATTGCGTCGGCAGCAGCCACTCGCTCCAGGAAGGGTTGCTGGTGCTGCGCGGCAGGGGAACCTACGTGATGGTCGGAACGGCAGGGCGGCTGGGTCCCGTGGATTTCTCCAGCCTCTGGTTCCGGGAATTGCGCATGACCGGATCGGCCTGTTACGCTTACGCCTCCTTTCGGGGGCAGACCGTGCGCACCTACCGGATGGCCGTGGACCTCCTGGCGGATCCCCGTTTCCCCATCGAGGGGCTGCTCACCCATGTGTTCGGCCTCGATGCATATCCCGACGCGTTTCAGACCGCGTTCGACAAGGCGAGGAACCGGAGCGTGAAGGTGGCGTTCGACGTTTCGCGAATGGAAGGCCGGAGCCCGGTGCCCACGCCCAAGGGGAAGTGA
- a CDS encoding polysaccharide deacetylase family protein, whose product MKLVFSIDVEEEGLFTGEYSREPPGVENIRGLDRLEFVSKEFGFPLTLLVSYRVARDACARKVLLDWKDLRGAEIGAHLHHWSTPPFDKLPYPEPVPADLLPPALLRAKLENLLDALKTNLGVTARSFRMGRFDIGTQVPKLLPELGLLTDSSIVPLRRTAGGPDHFMAPCEPYRLEGSDGRTPSVLEVPLTMIPLFPRTRNAVYRQSSFLPPRVRDFLLTAYRHAAVVGVHPAWFSLSAMKLAANLHRARGGCVLCMFLHSSEVHPGATPKFRTESDVRRLVDKIRAFLAWLVRTGPVRGMTLEDLRAFF is encoded by the coding sequence TTGAAGCTGGTCTTCAGCATCGATGTTGAAGAGGAAGGGCTGTTCACCGGCGAATATTCCCGGGAGCCCCCGGGCGTGGAGAACATACGGGGGCTCGATCGCCTCGAGTTCGTTTCGAAGGAATTCGGTTTTCCCCTGACCCTGCTGGTTTCTTACCGGGTGGCCCGGGATGCGTGTGCCCGGAAGGTTCTCCTGGACTGGAAAGATCTGAGGGGGGCTGAAATCGGCGCGCATCTGCACCATTGGAGCACTCCTCCGTTCGACAAACTGCCCTATCCCGAACCGGTCCCCGCGGACCTGTTGCCGCCGGCTCTTCTGCGGGCCAAGCTCGAAAACCTGCTCGACGCGTTGAAGACGAACCTCGGCGTGACCGCGCGTTCGTTCCGGATGGGACGGTTCGATATCGGGACACAGGTTCCAAAGCTGTTGCCTGAACTGGGCCTGCTCACCGACAGCAGCATCGTTCCCTTGCGCCGAACGGCCGGAGGACCGGATCATTTCATGGCCCCCTGCGAACCCTACCGCCTGGAAGGTTCCGACGGCCGGACCCCCTCGGTACTGGAAGTCCCCCTCACCATGATTCCCCTCTTTCCCCGGACGCGAAACGCCGTCTATCGGCAGTCATCGTTTCTGCCTCCCCGTGTTCGGGATTTCCTGCTGACCGCCTATCGCCATGCCGCGGTCGTCGGGGTCCACCCCGCCTGGTTTTCTCTGAGCGCAATGAAGCTTGCCGCGAATCTGCACAGAGCCCGCGGCGGATGTGTCCTGTGCATGTTCCTCCATTCCTCCGAAGTCCATCCGGGAGCGACGCCAAAATTCCGAACGGAGTCCGATGTCAGGCGCCTGGTGGACAAGATCCGGGCCTTCCTGGCCTGGCTGGTGCGCACGGGTCCGGTCCGGGGGATGACGCTGGAGGACCTTCGCGCTTTTTTTTGA
- a CDS encoding efflux RND transporter periplasmic adaptor subunit, which produces MRQRTFLILVAILVPVAFIAGWYASRGSGGTGGAGDRKLLYYVDPMNPSFRSPEPGTAPCGMPLEPVYAGGATPGGVGTTPPGAVTVRADRLQLIGVAREAVRSGTLRHTLRLVGTVAPDETRLFRVTAATAGRIREMGAATTGSLVNKGEILGSYYSGELLVPQQNFLRMFETYQNVQKGGTNPYDNFQGGGQLATYVRNVDVARQALLNLGMTAEQVEEVAATRQPAYLVQIRAPAAGIVTSRNVSLGQSFDARADLFTIADLSLVWVLADAFEGQEEHFKAGTRAIVMQPGAGRRFAAVVSGVPPRFEAATRTLKVRLDVVNPGLLLRPDMLVDVELPVEIGPGLFVPKGAVIDSGTRRIVFVEQGEGVFVPRTVRAGRRLGERVEIVGGLMEGETIVTAGNFLLDSESRMRAAGAAVAGMALDPICGMEVDETRARANGLVSEYGGTTWFFCAPVCKQEFDSDPKAAAAKAEGVKEVAAQERQPANGIGTKAFHMEDPVCGMDVDPDEASRAGLISTFQGAPFVFCSPECKQEFDKDPRGVLSRPAGERSMPPAVSAPHEDGQHGMPPSMQEKTPPPAPQPEQMPMRAPARGDDESHGAASAEPMRMQVDPVCGMRVDSLKARAKGLVSEYGGKTWFFCARVCKKAFDRDPQAVAAKAQGVKESAEQERRLPNAHESMASRMEDPVCGMEVDPVEAREQGLLSEHAGKTWFFCAPECKQAFDADPTVYPQVVR; this is translated from the coding sequence ATGCGCCAGCGAACGTTTCTGATCCTTGTCGCAATCCTGGTCCCCGTCGCTTTTATTGCCGGCTGGTACGCAAGCCGGGGGAGCGGGGGTACCGGGGGGGCCGGGGATCGGAAGCTCCTCTACTACGTGGACCCCATGAATCCCTCTTTCCGTTCGCCGGAACCGGGGACCGCGCCCTGCGGGATGCCGCTCGAGCCCGTCTATGCCGGCGGGGCCACGCCGGGCGGGGTTGGGACAACCCCTCCGGGGGCTGTGACGGTCCGCGCCGACCGGTTGCAGCTCATCGGCGTGGCGCGCGAAGCGGTCCGATCCGGCACCCTGCGTCACACCCTGCGGCTGGTGGGGACCGTAGCTCCTGATGAGACGCGGCTCTTCCGGGTCACGGCGGCGACCGCCGGGAGGATCCGCGAGATGGGCGCGGCGACGACCGGGAGTCTCGTGAACAAGGGCGAAATCCTGGGCTCGTACTACTCCGGTGAACTGCTCGTCCCCCAGCAGAATTTTCTTCGCATGTTCGAAACCTATCAGAACGTGCAGAAGGGTGGCACGAATCCTTACGACAACTTCCAGGGCGGCGGCCAGCTCGCGACCTACGTGCGGAACGTGGACGTGGCTCGCCAGGCGCTCCTGAATCTGGGCATGACCGCGGAACAGGTGGAAGAGGTTGCGGCAACACGCCAGCCCGCCTATCTCGTGCAAATCCGAGCCCCTGCCGCTGGGATCGTCACCTCGCGCAACGTCTCCCTCGGGCAGTCGTTCGACGCGCGTGCGGACCTGTTCACGATCGCGGATCTCAGCCTCGTCTGGGTGCTCGCCGACGCCTTTGAGGGGCAGGAGGAGCACTTCAAGGCGGGCACACGGGCGATTGTGATGCAACCCGGAGCGGGCCGCAGGTTCGCGGCCGTGGTCAGCGGGGTCCCACCCCGGTTTGAAGCCGCCACCCGGACGCTCAAGGTTCGTCTCGACGTCGTCAACCCCGGCCTCCTTCTTCGCCCCGACATGCTGGTGGACGTCGAGCTTCCCGTCGAGATCGGCCCCGGCCTTTTCGTTCCCAAGGGGGCTGTGATCGACTCCGGAACGCGCCGGATCGTCTTCGTGGAGCAGGGCGAGGGCGTGTTCGTGCCCCGCACGGTCCGCGCGGGGCGGCGGCTCGGCGAACGAGTCGAGATCGTCGGCGGCCTCATGGAGGGTGAGACGATCGTTACCGCCGGGAACTTCCTTCTCGATTCCGAGAGCCGGATGCGGGCTGCAGGGGCCGCTGTGGCCGGCATGGCACTCGACCCCATCTGCGGCATGGAGGTGGATGAGACCAGGGCGCGGGCGAACGGGCTTGTGAGCGAATATGGGGGAACGACCTGGTTCTTCTGCGCGCCGGTCTGCAAGCAGGAATTCGACAGCGATCCGAAGGCGGCGGCCGCCAAGGCCGAGGGCGTAAAGGAGGTTGCGGCGCAGGAGCGGCAGCCCGCCAACGGCATTGGGACAAAGGCGTTCCACATGGAGGACCCGGTCTGCGGCATGGACGTGGACCCGGACGAAGCAAGCCGCGCCGGGCTCATCAGCACCTTCCAGGGAGCGCCCTTTGTCTTCTGCTCCCCGGAGTGCAAACAGGAGTTCGACAAGGACCCCCGGGGCGTTCTTTCCCGTCCCGCCGGGGAGCGCTCCATGCCCCCCGCTGTTTCGGCCCCTCACGAGGATGGGCAGCACGGGATGCCTCCGTCGATGCAGGAGAAGACGCCACCTCCGGCTCCGCAACCGGAGCAGATGCCCATGCGGGCACCCGCCCGCGGTGACGATGAAAGCCACGGAGCGGCGTCCGCGGAGCCCATGCGAATGCAGGTCGATCCGGTCTGCGGCATGCGGGTCGACTCGCTGAAGGCCCGGGCAAAGGGGCTTGTGAGCGAATATGGGGGAAAGACCTGGTTCTTCTGCGCGCGGGTCTGCAAGAAAGCGTTCGATCGCGATCCACAGGCAGTGGCTGCCAAGGCACAGGGGGTGAAGGAGTCCGCGGAGCAGGAGCGTCGGCTGCCAAACGCTCACGAGAGCATGGCGTCCCGGATGGAAGACCCGGTTTGCGGCATGGAAGTGGATCCGGTGGAGGCCCGGGAGCAGGGTCTGCTGAGCGAGCACGCGGGAAAGACCTGGTTCTTCTGTGCGCCGGAGTGCAAGCAGGCGTTCGACGCCGATCCGACGGTCTACCCGCAGGTGGTCCGATGA
- a CDS encoding multicopper oxidase domain-containing protein has protein sequence MKTIERIMPFPALPTVLCAGLAVLLLWSVPAIAVQPTLTAAPIVRAAPAPAVQTPLNPTKIPQFRQPLDVLDVTGATGIPVAVGTKDPVTGNQVIDVSICEYQTNVLPPGTPVVGAVAGVAPATWVWGYQEGAACTPGLQPRSYLGPVVLANRHTPTQMNYYNRLPGANVANVKAYTTSTDQTLIWGDPLSLNTAPPPINFNVPVGTALPELNLCWQAAQAFVPGVSVMPAPCLNNYGFLGLQAVPPPASYGSPVPASVHIHGGEVPSVVDGGPDSWWTRNGVFGHGYYSKGGTNDATAGKAVYVYPNGQEAAPIWFHDHMLGATRLNVYAGLAGGYIITEPASTLAKGLHPLGLADATWVPPVGQTENDRPLADLTVPLIIQDRMFDTNGQLFFPNVGINPEHPYWVPEFVGNTILVNGKTWPYFAVQPKRYRFLFLNGSNARAYELFLMSKTTGLKGPSMWVIGNDQGYLDAPREINPNLKPNDKLAIMPGERYEVIVDFSGVAGQTLEMRNTARTPWVGGAPVNGNTTGKVMQFRVAATPVVDKTFNPAALPAPAIRVNPADGLPKPMVRLTTALGTTPAAGVTIHKTRRLTLNEAIGAGGPLEVLVNNTLYDGSKPRLYNDFTPINTMWNTSYYSELPHEGETELWEILNLTADAHPIHPHLVAFQVLNRQGLDVKGYLAAYNTALTAAGLPLDGAGPPLDYNSSGAIGCAVTAPGRGDPRYSGLNPQCVLGGNPDPALTLSLVGLPVPPTPQEIGWKDTVQALPNMVTRILVRFAKPDLPAVTLADAAGYDFSPNHGHGYVWHCHIIDHEDNEMMRPFTVNDNALYPRNFLIGVNY, from the coding sequence ATGAAAACAATCGAAAGAATCATGCCGTTTCCCGCATTGCCCACGGTTTTGTGCGCGGGGCTCGCTGTCCTGCTCCTTTGGAGCGTCCCGGCGATCGCGGTGCAGCCCACCCTGACGGCGGCCCCGATAGTCCGGGCGGCGCCCGCGCCGGCCGTGCAGACACCTTTGAACCCCACGAAAATACCGCAGTTCAGACAACCTCTGGATGTTCTGGACGTCACCGGGGCCACCGGGATTCCGGTCGCCGTCGGAACGAAGGATCCGGTCACCGGCAACCAGGTGATCGATGTCAGCATCTGCGAGTACCAGACAAACGTCCTGCCGCCGGGCACCCCTGTTGTGGGGGCTGTCGCCGGTGTTGCCCCGGCGACCTGGGTCTGGGGCTACCAGGAGGGCGCGGCTTGTACCCCAGGGCTTCAGCCCCGCTCCTATCTCGGCCCGGTGGTCCTCGCCAACCGCCACACGCCGACGCAAATGAATTATTACAACCGGCTTCCCGGCGCGAACGTGGCCAATGTCAAGGCGTACACCACATCCACCGACCAGACGCTGATCTGGGGCGATCCGCTGTCGCTCAACACCGCGCCGCCGCCCATCAACTTCAACGTTCCCGTCGGTACGGCCCTTCCGGAATTGAACCTGTGCTGGCAGGCGGCCCAGGCCTTTGTGCCGGGCGTGAGCGTCATGCCCGCCCCATGTCTCAACAATTACGGCTTCCTGGGGCTCCAGGCGGTCCCGCCGCCCGCGAGTTACGGCTCGCCCGTTCCTGCTTCGGTGCACATCCACGGCGGGGAGGTCCCGTCGGTGGTTGACGGCGGCCCGGACTCCTGGTGGACGCGAAACGGTGTCTTCGGGCACGGCTACTACTCGAAGGGCGGCACCAATGACGCGACCGCCGGCAAGGCGGTTTACGTCTACCCTAACGGGCAGGAGGCCGCGCCGATCTGGTTTCACGACCACATGCTCGGCGCCACCCGCCTGAACGTGTACGCCGGCCTCGCGGGCGGTTACATCATCACCGAGCCCGCGTCCACCCTCGCAAAGGGCCTGCACCCCCTGGGTCTGGCCGACGCCACATGGGTGCCGCCGGTTGGTCAAACCGAGAATGATCGCCCCCTCGCAGACCTCACCGTCCCCCTCATCATCCAGGACCGCATGTTCGACACCAACGGTCAGCTCTTCTTTCCGAACGTCGGCATCAACCCCGAGCATCCTTACTGGGTGCCGGAGTTCGTGGGCAACACGATCCTTGTGAACGGCAAAACGTGGCCCTACTTCGCCGTCCAGCCGAAGCGCTACCGCTTCCTTTTCCTGAACGGCTCCAATGCCCGCGCCTACGAGCTGTTCCTCATGAGCAAAACCACCGGGTTGAAGGGTCCCTCGATGTGGGTGATCGGCAACGACCAGGGCTACCTCGACGCGCCCCGGGAGATCAACCCGAACCTCAAGCCGAACGACAAGCTCGCCATTATGCCGGGTGAGCGCTACGAGGTCATCGTCGACTTTTCCGGAGTTGCCGGCCAGACCCTGGAGATGCGCAACACCGCCAGGACTCCCTGGGTCGGTGGCGCTCCCGTCAACGGCAACACCACCGGCAAGGTCATGCAGTTTCGGGTCGCCGCCACGCCCGTTGTGGACAAAACGTTCAATCCTGCCGCTCTGCCCGCTCCGGCCATCCGGGTGAATCCCGCCGACGGCCTCCCGAAACCCATGGTCCGCCTGACCACGGCGCTCGGCACCACGCCGGCCGCGGGGGTGACGATCCACAAGACCCGGCGCCTCACCCTCAACGAGGCCATCGGCGCGGGTGGTCCGCTGGAGGTCCTGGTCAACAACACCCTGTACGACGGCAGCAAGCCTCGCCTCTACAACGATTTCACCCCGATCAACACGATGTGGAACACCAGCTACTATTCCGAACTGCCGCACGAGGGTGAGACGGAGCTCTGGGAGATCCTCAACCTCACGGCTGACGCGCACCCGATCCACCCGCATTTGGTGGCGTTCCAGGTCTTGAACCGGCAGGGTCTCGACGTCAAGGGCTACCTTGCCGCCTACAACACGGCTTTGACTGCCGCAGGTCTTCCTCTGGACGGCGCGGGCCCGCCGCTGGACTACAACAGCTCCGGCGCCATCGGCTGCGCGGTCACCGCTCCGGGGAGAGGGGACCCCCGCTACAGCGGGCTGAACCCCCAGTGCGTGCTGGGAGGCAACCCTGATCCGGCCCTTACCCTTTCCCTGGTGGGCCTCCCGGTTCCGCCGACCCCGCAGGAGATCGGCTGGAAGGATACCGTCCAGGCGCTTCCGAATATGGTGACGCGCATCCTCGTGCGCTTCGCCAAACCCGACCTGCCCGCCGTCACCCTCGCCGACGCGGCCGGGTACGATTTCAGCCCGAATCACGGCCACGGCTACGTGTGGCACTGTCACATCATCGACCATGAGGACAATGAGATGATGCGGCCTTTTACCGTAAACGACAACGCGTTGTATCCTCGCAATTTCCTGATTGGAGTCAACTACTAG
- a CDS encoding efflux RND transporter permease subunit, giving the protein MIDRIVDFSVRNKLVVFAAVLAAVVAGWWSIVRMPLDAIPDLSDTQVIVYSRWDRSPDLVEDQVTYPIVTAMLGAPGVRAVRGFSDFGYSFVYVIFEDGTDLYWARSRTLEYLSPVVPSLPPGVKTELGPDALGLGWVFQYALVDETGKRSLAELRSLQDWYLRYHLKAVPGVAEVAAVGGYQKQYQVNVDPARLRAYGIPIQRVTEAVRGGNVETGARLIEFGGTEYMVRGRGYARTIEDFEEIVVSSSENGSPIRVRDIGQVTVGPDLRRGIAELDGRGEVVSGIVVMRQGQNALEVIDRLKRKLVEIGPGLPEGVRLLTAYDRSDLIRRAIRTLTTAIIEVIVTISAIIMLFLWHPPSALIPVVTIPVAVLIAFIPFGGLGLTANIMSLGGIAIAIGALDDAAIVVVEQAHKKLEAWERAGRKGDYRLVIQKAITQVAGPSFFSLLVIGVSFLPILALEAQEGRLFKPLAYTKTLSMFVAAVLAVTLDPALRMLLTRPHPFEFGPAWLRRTANALLVGTVRQEESHPVSRVLMRLYAPVAAWTLRRKWLVIAAAILLVVATVPAFLRLGSEFMPPLEEGSLFYMPTTMPGISISEAGRLLQVTDRIIASFPEVDRVLGKAGRAGTSTDPAPLSMLETVVTLKPKSDWRKIDTWYSSWSPEWLTPLLRHITPDTISQERLIDEMNDALRMPGLSNAWTMPIKGRIDMLATGIRTPVGLKISGSDLAEIERIGVATEAVLKGVKGARSVFAERTAGGYFLDVAWRRQELARYGLSVQEAQDVLAAAVGGESVTTTVEGRERYTVNVRYLPDFRADEESLAAVLVPVGDGRVQVPLGRLADVVVKTGPGMIRNEDGLLTGYVYVDLAGRDPQSFVREAEALLRDRVKLPPGNALAWSGQYEAMERVRERLKVVIPFTLLLILLLLYLNTRSVVKTMIVLLAVPFSAVGAVWFLHLLGYNMSVGVWVGLIALLGVDAETGVFMLLYLDIAYEQAKADGRLRNLDELRAAIMEGAVKRLRPKFMTVTTTFIGLVPIMWAIGAGADTMKRIAAPMIGGILTSFLLELLVYPAVYEVWKWHFELKKGGRASVPAPPAISTEVGT; this is encoded by the coding sequence ATGATCGACCGCATTGTCGACTTTTCCGTGCGCAATAAGCTCGTCGTCTTCGCGGCGGTGCTCGCCGCCGTGGTCGCCGGGTGGTGGTCCATCGTGCGAATGCCGCTCGACGCCATCCCGGACCTCTCCGACACCCAGGTCATCGTTTATTCCCGCTGGGACCGCTCCCCCGACCTCGTGGAGGACCAGGTCACCTATCCGATCGTGACCGCCATGCTCGGTGCCCCGGGGGTTCGGGCAGTGCGCGGTTTCTCGGACTTCGGGTACTCTTTCGTCTACGTCATCTTCGAGGACGGCACCGACCTCTACTGGGCGCGTTCACGCACGCTCGAATACCTGTCCCCGGTCGTGCCGTCGCTCCCGCCGGGGGTGAAGACCGAGCTCGGCCCCGATGCTCTGGGTCTCGGCTGGGTTTTCCAGTACGCGCTGGTGGACGAGACCGGCAAGCGCAGCCTCGCCGAATTGCGCTCGCTCCAGGACTGGTATCTGCGCTACCACCTCAAGGCCGTGCCGGGTGTGGCCGAGGTCGCCGCGGTGGGCGGTTACCAGAAGCAGTACCAGGTGAATGTTGACCCCGCGCGCCTTCGTGCCTACGGCATCCCGATCCAGCGGGTCACGGAGGCGGTGCGCGGCGGCAACGTCGAGACCGGGGCCCGTCTTATCGAGTTCGGCGGGACCGAATACATGGTGCGGGGGCGTGGCTATGCCCGTACGATCGAGGACTTCGAAGAGATCGTCGTATCTTCGAGCGAGAACGGCTCGCCGATCCGGGTGCGCGACATCGGGCAGGTCACGGTGGGACCGGACCTGCGACGCGGCATCGCCGAGCTCGACGGCCGAGGGGAGGTTGTGTCGGGCATCGTCGTGATGCGCCAGGGACAGAACGCGCTCGAGGTGATCGACCGCCTCAAGCGCAAGCTTGTCGAGATCGGACCGGGGCTTCCCGAGGGTGTGCGGCTGCTGACCGCCTACGACCGCTCCGATCTCATCCGCCGGGCAATCCGGACGCTCACCACCGCCATCATCGAAGTCATCGTCACGATCTCGGCCATCATCATGCTCTTCCTCTGGCATCCCCCGAGCGCGCTCATCCCGGTGGTCACGATCCCGGTCGCGGTGCTGATCGCCTTCATACCCTTCGGCGGACTCGGCCTGACCGCGAACATCATGTCGCTCGGCGGCATCGCGATCGCCATCGGGGCCCTCGATGACGCGGCGATCGTGGTCGTCGAGCAGGCCCACAAGAAACTCGAGGCGTGGGAGCGGGCGGGTCGGAAGGGCGACTACCGGCTCGTCATCCAGAAGGCGATCACGCAGGTCGCCGGTCCAAGCTTCTTTTCGCTGCTCGTGATCGGGGTCTCCTTCCTTCCCATCCTCGCGCTCGAAGCGCAGGAGGGGAGGCTTTTCAAACCCCTCGCCTACACGAAGACCCTCTCCATGTTCGTGGCGGCGGTCCTCGCGGTCACTCTCGATCCCGCGCTGCGAATGCTCCTGACCCGCCCGCACCCCTTCGAATTCGGGCCGGCCTGGCTTCGCCGCACTGCCAACGCCCTTCTCGTCGGCACCGTCCGCCAGGAGGAGAGCCATCCGGTGAGCCGCGTCCTCATGCGGCTGTACGCTCCCGTCGCAGCCTGGACCTTGCGGCGCAAGTGGCTCGTGATCGCCGCCGCGATCCTGCTCGTCGTCGCGACGGTGCCGGCTTTCCTGAGGCTCGGCAGCGAATTCATGCCGCCGCTCGAGGAAGGCTCGCTCTTCTACATGCCGACCACGATGCCCGGCATCTCGATCAGCGAGGCCGGGAGGCTTTTGCAGGTGACGGACCGCATCATCGCTTCCTTTCCGGAGGTCGACCGGGTCCTCGGCAAGGCCGGGCGCGCCGGCACCTCCACCGACCCGGCGCCGCTTTCCATGCTCGAGACCGTCGTTACGCTCAAGCCCAAATCCGACTGGCGAAAGATCGACACGTGGTATTCGTCGTGGTCTCCGGAGTGGCTTACCCCGCTGCTGAGGCACATCACTCCCGACACCATATCCCAGGAGCGCCTCATCGACGAGATGAACGACGCCTTACGGATGCCTGGACTTTCGAACGCCTGGACGATGCCGATCAAGGGGCGCATCGATATGCTCGCGACCGGCATCCGGACACCGGTCGGATTGAAGATCTCCGGCTCCGACCTCGCGGAGATCGAACGCATCGGCGTGGCGACCGAGGCCGTTCTGAAGGGTGTGAAGGGCGCCCGGAGCGTGTTCGCCGAGCGCACCGCCGGGGGGTATTTCCTCGATGTCGCCTGGAGGCGCCAGGAACTGGCGCGTTACGGGCTGAGCGTTCAGGAGGCGCAGGACGTCCTTGCTGCCGCGGTCGGCGGGGAGAGCGTGACGACCACCGTGGAGGGGCGGGAGCGCTATACGGTGAATGTTCGCTACCTGCCGGACTTTCGTGCTGACGAGGAGTCGCTCGCGGCCGTCCTGGTGCCTGTCGGCGACGGTCGGGTCCAGGTGCCGCTCGGCCGGCTCGCCGACGTCGTCGTGAAGACCGGTCCGGGCATGATCCGCAATGAGGACGGCCTGCTCACCGGCTACGTTTACGTGGACCTCGCAGGGCGCGACCCGCAAAGCTTTGTGCGGGAGGCCGAGGCGCTTCTGCGTGACCGCGTGAAGCTGCCCCCCGGCAACGCCCTCGCGTGGAGCGGCCAATACGAGGCGATGGAGCGAGTCCGGGAGCGCCTGAAGGTCGTGATTCCCTTCACCCTCCTGCTCATCCTGCTCCTGCTTTACCTCAACACCCGATCCGTGGTTAAGACCATGATCGTGCTCCTCGCGGTGCCGTTCTCGGCGGTCGGGGCCGTCTGGTTCCTGCACCTGCTCGGCTACAACATGAGCGTCGGCGTCTGGGTGGGGCTGATCGCGCTCCTGGGCGTCGACGCCGAAACCGGTGTCTTCATGCTGTTGTACCTCGATATTGCTTACGAGCAGGCAAAAGCCGATGGGCGGCTGCGCAATCTCGACGAGCTGCGGGCCGCAATCATGGAGGGGGCAGTCAAGCGCCTCAGGCCCAAGTTCATGACGGTGACGACCACCTTCATCGGTCTCGTGCCGATCATGTGGGCCATCGGGGCAGGGGCGGACACCATGAAGCGCATTGCCGCACCGATGATCGGGGGGATCCTCACCTCCTTCCTCCTCGAATTGCTCGTCTACCCGGCGGTGTACGAGGTCTGGAAATGGCACTTCGAGCTGAAAAAGGGCGGGAGGGCCTCCGTGCCCGCGCCGCCCGC